The uncultured Trichococcus sp. DNA segment TCGACGAGTTCCAGCGCCCGCGGGAGGTCGTTCTTTTCGAAGGCCATCTTCGCCAGCACAAGGGCCGCTTCCCAATTGGCGGGGTTGCGGGCGAAGGCGGCTTGCGCGTAGCTCTCCGCTGCCTTGTCATCGCCATCCTCCGCATACAGCTTCGCCAAAAGCGTCAAATAGGCATCGCCGGTGCCGTCCAATTCCACTGCCCGCAGCGCGTAATGCATCGCTTTTTCGAGATTGCGGTTCTTGTAGTGGCTGAGCCCCAACAAGTAATTCACATGTGGATGATCCGGATGCGTCCGGATGGCTTCCATCAGGACCGGGACGCTGCTCAAGGACATGTTTTTTCTGATATTGTTCTCGATCCCTTTTAACCTCTCGTCGATATTTTCAGTTAGGCTTTCGTCTGTCATCAGGAAATTCTTCCTTCCATTTTGTATTCATAAGATGCAGTGTGTTTATATTTGCGTGGATAATCCTATTTATTCTAACATATCCTTCCTTTTTTTCCTCTTGATTTTGCTCATCGGCTTATCCTCTGGAATTGTTTCTGCAAGCGTCAATTTATTGAAAAAAAACTGTACAATACACCCCATTTCTTCTATGCTTAATCATGAAGATGAACGCTTTCTTTTTCAGTGATCAAGGATTTCCAATGAGCGAATCATTCGTGAAATGATTAACATAAGGAGGAACTATATGGATTGGCAAAGTATGTTATTCCAATTTTTTGGTGGGTTAGGCATTTTTTTGTTCGGATTGAAATACATGGGGGATGGCCTGCAGCGAAGTGCGGGCGATAATTTGCGAAATATATTGAACAAGTTCACTTCCACCCCTTTCCGGGCTGTGTTGGCGGGAATTTTGGTGACCGTATTGATCCAGAGCAGTTCGGGGACTACGGTTCTGGCCGTGGGATTGGTCAGTGCCGGCTTCATGAATCTGGAGCAAGCCATCGGAATCATTATGGGGGCTAACATCGGAACGACGATCACAGCCTTCATCATCGGTTTCCATGTGGGGGCATACGCCCTTCCGATCATGGCGATCGGCGCCATCTTGCTCTTCTTCACAAAGAATTCTTTTTTGAACAGCATCGGCCAAATCATCTTTGGCTTCGGCTCCCTTTTCTACGGACTGGACTTGATGGGAACAGGCATGGAACCGTTGGAGCAGCTTTCGCAATTCAGATCGCTGATGACTAATTTGTCCGACCACCCTTTTTACGGCGTACTGACAGGAACCGGGCTGACTTTAGCGATTCAAAGTTCCAGTGCCACAGTCGGTATCCTGCAGGAACTTTATTCCCAAAACAGCATCTCTCTGCAGGCTGCTTTGCCGATCCTGTTCGGCAACAATATCGGCACTACCATCACGGCTGTGCTCGCCGCAATCGGAGCCAGCTTGCCCGCAAAACGTGCGGCCGCCTCCCATGTCGTATTCAATCTGACAGGAACGGCCTTCATCTTGCTCATTTTGGCGCCGTTCACCGTCGTGCTGACAAACTTGTCCGCATCATTGAATCTCAATCCCGCCATGCAGCTTGCCTTCGCACACGGCATGTTCAACGTATTGAACGTATTGATCCAGATGTGGTTCATCCGCCAACTGGCTGTCTTGGTTACAAAAATGGTCCCAGGCGAAGAGCGGATCGTGAAATATGATGCTACCCATCTCGACTATACGATCATCCAGACCAGTCCGGCCGTGGCATTGAACCAGGCCAAACTTGAAGTCGAACAGATGGGATCGTTTGTGGCGGATGAATACCATGCCGCCTATAAGTATTACCTCGACCACAATGATCTCTACAAGCAGGATACGCTCCAACTCGAAGAAATCGTCGACACCATCGACTACAAGCTGACGGAATACCTGACCTTCATCTCACGGGAAGAGCTGCCGTTCCATGCTTCGAACGATCATGCCATCATGATCGACATCACGAAATACTTGGAACGCATCGGTGACCATTGTGAAAATATCGTAAAGAATATCGAAGATGCCACCAAAGCTGCCAAACGGGACATCCGCGCCAATAAAGAGCTGCAGGATGTCAAAACGATTCTGATGGATGAGGATCTCGTGAAACTATTCGCCATGGTCGAACAGAATATCCAGGAGGCGATCGACTCCTATATCCAAGACGATCATTTGCTGGCCGAACAAGTGATCCAGCGTGAAGAAGAAGTGAACGAACAAGAGCAGATGATCCGCGGAAACTATATCCAGCGCTTGAACAGCGGAATCGGATTGCCTTCCGAAGGCATCCTGTTCATCGATATCGTATCCAACTTGGAACGCATCAGCGACCACGCTGTGAAGATCGCAAAACATACTTTGGGAACACGCTACCCTTATCAAAAATTGAGCCGTCGCTTGATCCGCAAAACAGAGCAAGCCCATGCTAGTGTTGCCTTGAATGCTTCACCTCCGGAAAAATGAGGATCCTCAGTCACTCGCGGCTTATTTTTGAGTTTGATCGGAAACAACGCTATACTTAAGACAGCAGTTTTACATATCGGTCACTTTCGAATTTCGGTCAGGAGGAATTGCAATGATTTATACGATTACTTTGAATCCAACCATCGATTACATCGTCTCCGTCCCCCATCTTAGTTTAGGGCATTCTCACCACATGGATGAGGAACTGATCACTCCCGGCGGCAAAGGCATCATGGTCTCCCGCGTCCTGAAAGCCCTCGGGATCCCTTCAATCGCACTGGGATTCCGCGGCGGCTTCACCGGCGAGTTTGTCCGTGATTACTTGGAAGAATTGCAGATCATCAATCAGTTCATCGTTATAAAAGAGCGCACGCGCATCAACTTGGTTTTGAAATCGGATCAGGATACGGAAATCAGTGATTACGGACCTGCTGCGACCGAAGAGGAAGTCGCTGTTTTTATGAAATGCTTCGAAGACATCTCAACGCAAGACTTCGTTGTTTTGTCGGGCAGCAAACTGCCATCCATGCCCAAGGATTTTTATGAACAGTTGATCCGCTCCTTGCATGAGGAAGGCGTGCCTTTTGCCTGCGACATCACGAAGGAGGAACTGCGGAACAGCCTGCAATACCACCCCTTGGTCGTGAAGCCGAACCAGAAGGAAGTCGGCGAATTGTTCGGCCGGACTTTCTCCACTTGGCAGGAGGTTGTCCCTTACGGCAAGCAGTTGGTTGAGCTGGGTGCCCAGAATGCCATCGTTTCCCTCGGCGGCGACGGCGCGCTTCTGTTCACGGCGAATGAAGTCATTTATGCACCGCCGTTATCCGGTGAAGTCGCCAACCCGGTCGGCTCCGGGGATTCCATGGTGGCCGGGTTTGTCGGGACCTTTATCCGTACTGGGGACCCCTTGGAAGCTTTCCGAGTCGCCGTCGCTTGCGGGACTGCCACAGCCTTCTCACCGGATATCGCCACTGCCGATGAGATTGAAGCGCAATTGGCCCGTGTTGTTTTGGAAAAAATCGAATAGGTCCACAATCTTAAGAAGCGTTGGATAATTCCGGTCTCCGGAGGTTATCCAACGCTTCTTTTTTCCCGCTTTTCCTCATTAGCCTTCTGCTTCGGCCATTTCTTCCGCCAAGTTGTGGTATTCGATTTCCTTGTCCATGAAATCGTCCGATTGGACAGCGAAATGTTGCGTGATGCTTTCGATGGTCTGGATCTCGCATTTTGCTTCGTCAACGATGTAATCGAGGATATGTCCACCGAATTTGCGGTCGTCGCTGATGAAATGGCAATGGAATCCTCCTTTGGCCACTCCGTCGAACAATTCCGGCGTATAGATGCCGATCGCCGTCCCCTGCATATCATAGGCCTCGAACTCCGGTTGGACGCGCGTCGCTT contains these protein-coding regions:
- a CDS encoding Na/Pi cotransporter family protein, whose protein sequence is MDWQSMLFQFFGGLGIFLFGLKYMGDGLQRSAGDNLRNILNKFTSTPFRAVLAGILVTVLIQSSSGTTVLAVGLVSAGFMNLEQAIGIIMGANIGTTITAFIIGFHVGAYALPIMAIGAILLFFTKNSFLNSIGQIIFGFGSLFYGLDLMGTGMEPLEQLSQFRSLMTNLSDHPFYGVLTGTGLTLAIQSSSATVGILQELYSQNSISLQAALPILFGNNIGTTITAVLAAIGASLPAKRAAASHVVFNLTGTAFILLILAPFTVVLTNLSASLNLNPAMQLAFAHGMFNVLNVLIQMWFIRQLAVLVTKMVPGEERIVKYDATHLDYTIIQTSPAVALNQAKLEVEQMGSFVADEYHAAYKYYLDHNDLYKQDTLQLEEIVDTIDYKLTEYLTFISREELPFHASNDHAIMIDITKYLERIGDHCENIVKNIEDATKAAKRDIRANKELQDVKTILMDEDLVKLFAMVEQNIQEAIDSYIQDDHLLAEQVIQREEEVNEQEQMIRGNYIQRLNSGIGLPSEGILFIDIVSNLERISDHAVKIAKHTLGTRYPYQKLSRRLIRKTEQAHASVALNASPPEK
- the pfkB gene encoding 1-phosphofructokinase is translated as MIYTITLNPTIDYIVSVPHLSLGHSHHMDEELITPGGKGIMVSRVLKALGIPSIALGFRGGFTGEFVRDYLEELQIINQFIVIKERTRINLVLKSDQDTEISDYGPAATEEEVAVFMKCFEDISTQDFVVLSGSKLPSMPKDFYEQLIRSLHEEGVPFACDITKEELRNSLQYHPLVVKPNQKEVGELFGRTFSTWQEVVPYGKQLVELGAQNAIVSLGGDGALLFTANEVIYAPPLSGEVANPVGSGDSMVAGFVGTFIRTGDPLEAFRVAVACGTATAFSPDIATADEIEAQLARVVLEKIE